The Sulfurimonas sp. genome includes the window GGGTGATAGTGTTGCAGATGCACATGCTATTGCGTTAACTGAAGCAAAACTGATTGTTGCAGATATGAAAGATCAAGATGTTAAAGATGCAGTGGCTAATGGTGAGATTCCTGAAATAGTTGCTTTAATTGCATATTTAAATAGTCTGAAATAGTAAAGGTTTGTAATGGATATTGCTCAGCTACAAGCTTATGGTTACTTTGGTTTAGTTGTTTTTTTAGTTCTTGCTCTTTATGGTTATATATATCATTTGTATAGTGCAAAAAAAGATGTTAACGGGATTGACTATGAAGAGTATAGTAATATTGCATTACACGATGATGTAGATGATACACCAGTATTGTCTTCGTCAAAGACAGAAGAGAAATAGGAGAGATATATGAATAAGATTTATCTTTGGGGAATTATCATTACAGTATCAATGATTGGATTTACTTACATGTCTGTAGGTATGTCTGAGGGTGGTCTTAATGGTGATATAGTAAACATACTAACAGTTGCGGCTGCAGTTGCTCTTGTAGTAATTACAGTTTTTGTTGTAATTAAGTATGTCCGCCAAATGCAAACAGATACTGCTGAAGGTCAATTGCTTGATGAGCAGTGGGATGGAATAGGCGAGTATTTAAATGAAGTACCAAAAGGCTGGGCTGTTATGTTCTTGCTTACTATGGTTTGGGGAATGTGGTATTTTATAATAGGTTATCCTGTAAATGCATATTCACAAATTGGTGAGTATAATGAAGATGTTGCAGTTCACAATGCTAAATTTGAAGTACAGTATAAAGATATTACTGGTGACAGATTAGTAGAAATGGGAGAGTCAGTATTTTTAGCTGAATGTAAAGTATGCCATGGTTTAACGGCTGATGGTATAGATGGTAAGGCTGCAAATCTTAATGTAAGAATTGAAGCTAAAACTGTTAAATTTGCAATAGAAAATGGTTCAAACAATCAACTACTTGGTATGGAAATGCCAATGCCTGATCGTAATGGACTTTTCAATGCTAATACAGGCGCTCTTATTACAGATGCTGACATAGATGCAGTTTCTGCGTTTGTTGCAAATGGTATGACTGGTGCAGGTGCTGATACATTTGCTGGAACTTGTGCAGCTTGTCATGGTGAAGATGGGAAAGGTATGGAATATGTTGCTCCTAGTGTAGTTTCATTTACTCCAGCCCTTGTTACCAATATTCTTAGTCATGGTAAAAAAGGTGCTATTGGTAAAATGCCAGCATTTAATAGACTTAATGCTAAGCAAAAAGAAGCAGTTGGTGCATACATCACTAGCTTAAGTAAATAAGGGAGTCAGGTATGAATGAAAATAGAAGCGTATTTGCTCTTGATGGAATTACAGGAATGTTGATTGCAACTGTGTTATTACTAAGTATTTTGGTTGTTCTAACAGTTTTAGGTATTGGTGTACAGAATGCAAATGCAACTAATTATTATGAAATAAAAAATGAAACAAAAATAGGTTCAGGTATAGGTTTTGGTGAAGGTCATACGACATCAAAAGTATCTGATCATATTGTTGATGTGAAGTAAGGAGTGTAAAATGGAAAAAATTATTACAGTCGGCCTAATTATAATGGCAGCTTACACAGCATATGTGGTTTTAACACCAAATCATTTATTTATTGGTTAGGAAGATTTCATTGAAATTTTCAAGAGGGCTTGCGGCCCTCACTTTTTTTGTAGTTTTTCAAACATCATTAGCAGCACAATATTTATATAAAGATACAGTAATTTTTAACCCAGCATTTAAAGCAGAGGTTGAAAAATTAGGTTCAGAACTGTATGAAAAAACAGGAATATCTTTAATGCTAGTTATGCTTAAAGAAATACCAAATGAAAAGGGTATAGTCGAGTATGAAAGAGAGTTATTAAAAACATTTTCTTCTCCAACTATCTTGCTTACATTTGCAGAGATGAACTCTAAGGTAGATATCTTAGCAAATGACAGCTCTTTATATAAGTATTTT containing:
- a CDS encoding CcoQ/FixQ family Cbb3-type cytochrome c oxidase assembly chaperone, producing MDIAQLQAYGYFGLVVFLVLALYGYIYHLYSAKKDVNGIDYEEYSNIALHDDVDDTPVLSSSKTEEK
- a CDS encoding cbb3-type cytochrome c oxidase N-terminal domain-containing protein; the protein is MNKIYLWGIIITVSMIGFTYMSVGMSEGGLNGDIVNILTVAAAVALVVITVFVVIKYVRQMQTDTAEGQLLDEQWDGIGEYLNEVPKGWAVMFLLTMVWGMWYFIIGYPVNAYSQIGEYNEDVAVHNAKFEVQYKDITGDRLVEMGESVFLAECKVCHGLTADGIDGKAANLNVRIEAKTVKFAIENGSNNQLLGMEMPMPDRNGLFNANTGALITDADIDAVSAFVANGMTGAGADTFAGTCAACHGEDGKGMEYVAPSVVSFTPALVTNILSHGKKGAIGKMPAFNRLNAKQKEAVGAYITSLSK
- a CDS encoding DUF4006 family protein — protein: MNENRSVFALDGITGMLIATVLLLSILVVLTVLGIGVQNANATNYYEIKNETKIGSGIGFGEGHTTSKVSDHIVDVK